CGGGCACCGTAGTGGCCGTCCACTCGACCATCTCGCCGGACCTGCCGCCGCGTCTGGAGGACCTCGGGGGCCGCAACGACCTGCTGGTGGTCGACGCCCCGGTCTCCGGTGGTTCGATGGGTGCGGGGGAGGGAACGCTCGCGATCATGGTCGGCGGTACCGAGGCCGCGTTCGAGGCCGTCAGCGGACCGCTCGGGCTGATGGGCACCGAGGTCGTGCACTGCGGACCGATCGGCAGCGGCACCGCCGCGAAGCTGGCGCGCAACCTCCTGCACTTCGTCTCGTTCACCGCGACGGGCGAGGCCCTCCGGTTGGCGGAGGCAGCCGGCATCGACCTGACCGTGCTCGGCAAGGTCGTCCGGCACACCGACTCGATCACGGGTGGTCCCGGAGCGATCATGCTCCGGGACACGGCCAAGGAGATCCAGCCCGGCGACTTCTGGCTCTCGATCTTCCAGCACGTGCACGCGCTCGGCGCCAAGGACCTCTCGCACGCGATCGAGCTCGCGGACCGGTTGCACGTCGACGTACCGATGGCTCAGTTCGCGCTCGACAACCTCGGCCCGGCACTGGGCCTCCCGAAGGAGTAGTGATGGGCAAGTACGACGACCTCCCCGAGACCAGGCGCCGCGGGCTGGAGAAGATGAACAAGGTCTACGGCTTCGACATGTCCGACATGGACGGTGATTTCTTCCGCTACACCGCCGACCACCTGTTCGCCGACATCTGGAGCCGACCCGGCCTCGATGACCGTGACCGTCGGCTGCTGCTCATCGGGATGCTCTGCACCCACGGCGCCCAGGACGTCCTGTCGATCCAGATCCCCGCGGCGTTCAAGGCGGGCGAGCTCGACGAGGACCAGCTGCGCGAGATCGTCATCATGGTCTGCCACTACGCCGGCTGGCCGGTCGGTGCGCGGCTGAACAGCCTCGTCGAGGACACCATCGCGAAGGGTCGCTGAGGTGGCCTCCGAACCCGTCACCTCGCACCTCCGGCTCGGTCTGAACCCACGTCAGGCCGAGACCGTGGAGAAGCTCCTGCTCGCGGGCGAGCAGGAGCTCGAGGAGGTCGGCCCGGAGGCGCTCACGATCCGTACCGTCGCGCAACGGGCGGGGGTGTCGCCGGCGACGGCGTACACGTACCTCGCCTCGAAGAACCACCTGTTCGCCGAGCTGTTCTGGCGCAAGATCGTGACCGACGCCGGTCCCGAGCCGGCCGGCGCGACGGCAGTCGACCGGATCCGTGTGGTCACCCGGCACTACGCCGCCATGCTCGGTCGCTCGCCGAACCTGGCCACCGCCGCGAACATCGCCCTGCTCGGGACGGATCCCGAGGTCGAGCGGCTCCGGCTGGTGATCGGCGCCGAGTTCGTGAACCGGTTCCGCGAGGCGATCGGGGAGCCGTCGGACCCGCGCGTCGTGGAAGCCCTGACCCTGGCGTTCTCCGGAGCGCTGCTGCAGGCCGGCATGGGCCTGATGACCTACGAAGAACTCTCCCAGCGGCTCGACGACGTCGTCGCCGTGATCATGGAAGGCCACTGATGAGCACCGACGCGACCGAGGCGGCGAAGGCGGGCGGCTGCCCGATCAACTTCGACCACTACGACCACGCCCTCCAGGACGACCCGTACCCGACGTACGCGCGGATGCGGGAGGAGGCGCCGCTGTACCACAACGAGGAGCACGACTTCTGGGTGATGACGCGGCACGCGGACCTGCACCAGGCGTTCCGTGACGACACCACGTTCTCCAACCGGATGGGCGTCTCGCTGGACCCGAGCTCGTGGAACGAGAACGCGCACTACGTGACCTCGTTCCTCGGCATGGACCCGCCGGAGCAGACCCGGCTGCGCAAGCTGGTCTCCCGCGGGTTCACCCCGAAGCGGGTGGCCGACCTCGAGCCGCGGATCACCGAGATCAGCGCGAAGTACCTCGACGCCGCGGTCGAGAAGGGCGAGTTCGACTGGATCGCAGACTTCGCCGGAAAGTTCCCGATGGACGTCATCTCCGAGATGCTCGGTGTGCCGGAGGAGGACCGCGACGAGGTGCGGCACTACGCCGACAACCTGGTGATCCGTGAGGACGGCCTGCGCGACGTCCCGCCGGCGGGCTTCGAGGCTGCAGGCTGGCTGTTCAGCTACTACGGGAAGCTGATCGCCGACCGGAAGGCCAACCCCACCGACGACCTCGTGAACGCGCTCATCAACGCGGAGGACGAGGGCCAGCGGATGACCGACCAGGAGCTCACCGCGTTCCTGTTCCTCATGGTCGTCGCCGGCAACGAGACCACGACCAAGCTCCTCGGCAACGCGGTCGCGAACATCTCGGCGAACCCCGACCAGCGCACCGCGGTGTTCGCCGACGCGGCGCTCGTCGAGCCGTGGATCGAGGAGACGCTGCGCTACGAGGCGTCCAGCCAGTTCCTCGGCCGTCTCACGCTCGAGGACTTCACGATCGGCGGCGTGACCTGCCCCGCCGGCTCGAAGCTGATGTTCGCGATCGGTGCCGCCAACCACGACAGCGACGTGTTCACGAACGCCGAGCAGTTCGACATCACCCGCGAGAAGGCCGAGCTGTCCAAGCACATCGCGTTCGGCGGCGGGCGACACTTCTGCCTGGGAGCGAACCTGGCTCGGCTCGAGGCGAACATCGCGCTGCAGCAGCTCGTCGAGCGCGTCTCGTCGATCGAGGTGTCGGGAGAGCCGAAGCGCTTCTACTCCGCGAACGTGCGGGGCTACGCCTCGCTGCCGGTGAAGGTCACGCGCCGATGACGGCGAGCCGCTACGAGTCCCTGACCCGCGACGAGCTCGCCACGCTGGTTCCCGAGCTGCTGCTGATCGGACAGCTGATCGACCGGTCCGGCATGGCCTGGTGCATCAGCGCTTTCGGCCGCGAGGAGATGGCGCAGGTCGCGATCGAGGAGTGGATGGGCGCCAGCCCGATCTACACGCTGCGGATGCAGAAGGCACTGAAGTACGAGGGTGTCGACATCTTCACGATCTTCAAGGGCCTTCAGCTCGACATCGGGGCGCCGCCGCAGTTCATGGACTTCCGCTACACGATCCACGACCGCTGGAACGGCGAGTTCCACCTCGACCACTGCGGTGCGCTGATGGACGTCGAGCCGATGGGGCCCGAGTACGTCCGCTCGATGTGCCACGACATCGAGGACCCGACCTTCGATGCGACCGCGGTGGCGACGAACGCCAGGGCCCAGATCCGTCCGATCCACCGGCCACCCCGGGTTCCGGCCGACAGGAACCCGCACTGCGCGTGGACGGTCAAGATCGACGAGTCATACCCGGAAGTGTTCGAGTCCGCCGACTGCACCGCGCTGCGCGGCTCGAAGGCAGCGCTCACCGAACTGGCGCCGATCGACGAGACCGACGAGGGGCGCTCGGACTACTCCGGCGACGTCCTGGCAGACCTGGACTTCGCGGAGTTCTCGCACTCGGCGCTGGTCCGCATCGCCGACGAGGTCTGCCTGCAGATGCACCTGCTGAACCTGTCCTACCTGCGGGCGATCGACCGGCGCACCGAGACCGATCAGTACCTGGACATCGCCACCAAGCAGCTCACCGGCCTCGCCGGCATCGCGGCCGGGCGTATCCGCGCTGCGCTGAACCTGCCTGCTGACGAAACCGGTGCGCTGCGCGTCCTCGAGCTGCACCCGCTGCTGAACCCGGCGGCGTACGTGACGGCGTCGGTCGCCGACGGCACAATTCAGGTCTCGCACAGCCCCGCCCACCACGACGGTTCCTGGATCTCCATCGTCGGCCCCGAGCGCCTCGCGCCCCTGCAGGCACTCGTGCGGGCCGTGGACCCCTACCTCGACGTCGAGGTGTCAGGTTCCCCGGTGGTCGAGCCTGCCGAGACCTGGACCTTGCGCGTCGTACGCCGCAACGAGGCGGCTGCGGAGGCCGGGGAGGTCGCGGTCACCCGGTTCAGCACGGGCGCCGCGTTCGAGTTCGAGCACCGGAAGGCATTACCGCTCATCGTGGTCTGAGCGCGGCGCGACGGTGCCTCAGGCGGAGAGCTCCTTCTCCTGCCCCAAGCGCGCGCGATCGGCGGCGGCCTGACCGCGGCCGAGGGAGTGCTCGTCGAAGCCTCCGGCGCTGCCGCGCCACGTCCCGCGGACCCCGTGCTCGACCCTCATCTGGTCGAAGTAGTCGTGCACCTCGACCTCCTTGGCCGCCAGTGCGAGCGCCGTCGAAGCCGGGGCCAAGGGCGCAGGTGCCGCAGGCCCGGTGGGTTGCTGGGCCGCTTCCGTGCGAGCGCGGGCGGCGCGTTGTGCGTCGGCCAGGCGCTCGCCGATGCGGTCGGTCCACCCGTCGTAGAACGCAGCGCGAGCAGTCTGGCCGTGCACGGGCCGGTGCGCTCCGGAGCGCAGGTAGGCATCGGCGTCGGCGACCATCTGGACGACGAGCACGGCGTAGAGCGCCTTGGTCACGTCGATGTCGCCCTGGAACCCGTACAGGGTGACCCCGGTGTTGTCACCGCGGATCGTGCAGCGCAGGTCGTTGGCTCTGCTGATCGCGAGGATGAGCTCGATGAAGCGCACGTTGCTCCGCTGGTTGCGGTGCCCGAGACGCACGGACTCGAAGGTCGGCGTTGCCCGGCCGGCTTCTGCCTTCTCGTGGGCGGCGCGAGCCACCGCCAGCTCGATCGAGTGCACCGCGGCCAGCTCTTGCGCCTTGGAGAAGAACGTCTCGCGTTCGGCCTCGGTCCCGGCGCCCTCGGCGTGGCGGAGGATCTTCCCGACCTTCGCGAGCATGCCGTCGTCGTTGCCGGGTCGACGGTCGAGGCCGACCTGGTCGTACGCCTCGCGCAGCATCGCCGCGGTTTCGGCCCAGCCGAGGTCCTCGACGAGGCGGACGAACGTCGCCCGGAAGCCTTCGCCGTGGGAGTCGATGATGGTCCCGTCGACGCCGGTGTTCAGGTGGTGGGCCAGCTCGTGCAGCACGACCATGCCGCGCAGGGCCCACGAGCCTCCGCGCTCGCGTCGCGGCAGGTAGATCATGCCGTCGCGGTACGTGGCCTTCCGCCAGCCCGTGTGGGCCACGACGGTGACGTCGCGCTGCTCTCGACCCCGGTAGCGGGTCCCGAAAGCACGGGTCTGCCCCCGCAGGCGCTCGAGGACCTGCTCGGTGAAGCGGGTGACGTCCTCCGGGCGGGTGAACCGGGGCTCGGTCTCAGGGGTGTAGGTCATCGTGCGCGCCTCGCCGTCCCGGCGCACGCTCACCTGCACCTCGCCGGTCGCAGGATCGGCGGCATCGAGCCACGCCAGGACCATGTCCTCGGCGTCGTACGTCGTCTTCCGGTCAGGGTCCTCCACCCGGACCACGATGCCAGAGGGCACCGACAGCGCCAGCGCAGGAACGCAACGAAGCCCGGACCTGGTGGTCCGGGCTTCGTTCTCTGCGACCCCGACGGGACTCGAACCCGCGGCCTCCGCCGTGACAGGGCGGCGCGCTAACCAACTGCGCTACGGGGCCTGGCTTGTGACTTCGAGTGGATCTGTTTTCGAAGCCACGGAATGTTAACGCACGAAGGTGCTGCGCTCCCAATCGCACCCCCAACGGGATTCGAACCCGTGCTACCGCCGTGAAAGGGCGACGTCCTAGGCCACTAGACGATGGGGGCCTCGTCCGGACTGCCGAGGCGTTCCGAACCGACTCAGCATAGGGCTCCGGCAGAGGGCCGACCAAATCGGTCCAGGCCCCCGCGAGCGGTTGTCTCATTCGCTGAACAGAACCTTTAACGCGGCAGACACGGCGGCTCAACGGCGGTCGGCGAACCTGGGTCCGGCCTCGGCCAGACGCCGTTGCTGCCCTGTGCAGCGGCGTCCCGTTCTACCTCAGGAGTTCCCCTTGCAGCTCACATCTCGTCCGTGGCGCGCGCTCGCAGCCACCCTCTCCGCGGGTCTGGTCGCCGGCACCTTCGCCGCGTTCACGATCTCGCCTGCCGTCGCCGTCGACTCGAACTCGGGGGACAACTTCACCGTCGAGAAGGTCCCCGGCGGCTACGAGGTCACCGTCGAGCTCGACAAGCCGCTCCCGATCCGCGACGACGCGCCCTCGCTCGAGGCCGACGGCAAGAGCCTCGGCATCGCGAAGGAGTCGAAGGACGGCAAGGAGCTCTCCCTGGTCACCACCGACGCCTCTGTCCTGAGCGCCGAGACCATCGAGGCCGGCTGGGCGAGCCAGCCCCCGGGCGTGAGCACCTCCAGGGCTCTGACCGACGTGCCGGAGAGCGCAGCGGCAGCCATCGACGAGGACCCCACCTCGATCGGCAGCTACGAGTGGACCGAGGCGACGTACAACTTCGGCGCCCAGTCCATCCCGATGGCGGGCATCGGTGGCATCCGCGGCGAGCTCCAGGGCAAGATCTACCTGCCCGACAGCGGCGGCGCCCGCCCGACCGTGATCCTGCTGCACGGGCGGCACACGTCCTGCAGCCAGGGCACGGCCAACCCGAACCGCTGGCCGTGCGGCGCGAACCAGATCAACGTCCCCAGCTACAAGGGGTACGACGGCACCGGCCGCGCGCTGGCCAGCCACGGCTACGCGGTGGTCTCGATCGCGGCGAACGCGATCAACGCCAACGATGCCCAGCTCACCCTCGACAACGGTGCTCTCGCCCGTGGCCAGCTGATCCTGGACAGCATCGCGATGCTCGACAAGGCGTCCAAGAACCAGAACCCGACCTACCACGACGCCCAGTTCGACAAGGACGTCACGCTCGCCGAGGCTCTCGGTTCCGCGAAGGACCCGAACGACCCGGCCGATGCCGACACCCCCGACGAGACCTTGACGCCTGCGCAGCTC
The DNA window shown above is from Marmoricola sp. OAE513 and carries:
- a CDS encoding NAD(P)-dependent oxidoreductase, producing the protein MTSPLVEPVETRAGFIGLGNIGKPMALRLAGWEGGLTVFDLAPEPLAEAEKAGARVASSVGDLAAECGYISVMVNTDEQVRDVMGEILGAAKPGTVVAVHSTISPDLPPRLEDLGGRNDLLVVDAPVSGGSMGAGEGTLAIMVGGTEAAFEAVSGPLGLMGTEVVHCGPIGSGTAAKLARNLLHFVSFTATGEALRLAEAAGIDLTVLGKVVRHTDSITGGPGAIMLRDTAKEIQPGDFWLSIFQHVHALGAKDLSHAIELADRLHVDVPMAQFALDNLGPALGLPKE
- a CDS encoding carboxymuconolactone decarboxylase family protein; amino-acid sequence: MGKYDDLPETRRRGLEKMNKVYGFDMSDMDGDFFRYTADHLFADIWSRPGLDDRDRRLLLIGMLCTHGAQDVLSIQIPAAFKAGELDEDQLREIVIMVCHYAGWPVGARLNSLVEDTIAKGR
- a CDS encoding TetR/AcrR family transcriptional regulator, with translation MASEPVTSHLRLGLNPRQAETVEKLLLAGEQELEEVGPEALTIRTVAQRAGVSPATAYTYLASKNHLFAELFWRKIVTDAGPEPAGATAVDRIRVVTRHYAAMLGRSPNLATAANIALLGTDPEVERLRLVIGAEFVNRFREAIGEPSDPRVVEALTLAFSGALLQAGMGLMTYEELSQRLDDVVAVIMEGH
- a CDS encoding cytochrome P450; protein product: MSTDATEAAKAGGCPINFDHYDHALQDDPYPTYARMREEAPLYHNEEHDFWVMTRHADLHQAFRDDTTFSNRMGVSLDPSSWNENAHYVTSFLGMDPPEQTRLRKLVSRGFTPKRVADLEPRITEISAKYLDAAVEKGEFDWIADFAGKFPMDVISEMLGVPEEDRDEVRHYADNLVIREDGLRDVPPAGFEAAGWLFSYYGKLIADRKANPTDDLVNALINAEDEGQRMTDQELTAFLFLMVVAGNETTTKLLGNAVANISANPDQRTAVFADAALVEPWIEETLRYEASSQFLGRLTLEDFTIGGVTCPAGSKLMFAIGAANHDSDVFTNAEQFDITREKAELSKHIAFGGGRHFCLGANLARLEANIALQQLVERVSSIEVSGEPKRFYSANVRGYASLPVKVTRR
- a CDS encoding DUF2786 domain-containing protein; this encodes MEDPDRKTTYDAEDMVLAWLDAADPATGEVQVSVRRDGEARTMTYTPETEPRFTRPEDVTRFTEQVLERLRGQTRAFGTRYRGREQRDVTVVAHTGWRKATYRDGMIYLPRRERGGSWALRGMVVLHELAHHLNTGVDGTIIDSHGEGFRATFVRLVEDLGWAETAAMLREAYDQVGLDRRPGNDDGMLAKVGKILRHAEGAGTEAERETFFSKAQELAAVHSIELAVARAAHEKAEAGRATPTFESVRLGHRNQRSNVRFIELILAISRANDLRCTIRGDNTGVTLYGFQGDIDVTKALYAVLVVQMVADADAYLRSGAHRPVHGQTARAAFYDGWTDRIGERLADAQRAARARTEAAQQPTGPAAPAPLAPASTALALAAKEVEVHDYFDQMRVEHGVRGTWRGSAGGFDEHSLGRGQAAADRARLGQEKELSA